The following are encoded together in the Brassica napus cultivar Da-Ae chromosome A9, Da-Ae, whole genome shotgun sequence genome:
- the LOC106427803 gene encoding expansin-A18-like isoform X1 yields the protein MSLLYCARKGSVHGTGKRMENESSRPGTSLKRIRRFAIQLQIRVSLWDSMEIEGKIGSLGFAMNGNTEDLKAIMGFREDMECWRQSSFEQEEPGVVSYDQWMSLYPSNKSSLEKEAKNNTFFTVWWVKSIEVVQAQSIGLSGQLALFTRTDLTGVAKLDMPTIALQPIYTTCILQRDIEKTKKEKMDQSLYSKCLVILSVMGMIGTSSAAYAGGPWRRASATFYGDETARETMGGACGYGNLWNSGYGAATSALSTVLFNDGYSCGQCFQIRCVSSPNCYYGSPATVVTATNICPPNWGQNSNNGGWCNPPRAHFDLTKPAFMKIANWKAGIIPISYRRVACKRTGGIRFKFEGNGYWLLVYVMNVGGAGDIKTMAVKGSRTNWINMSHNWGASYQAFSSLYGQSLSFRLTSYTTRQTIYAWNAAPASWSAGQTYKSNANFS from the exons ATGTCTCTCTTATATTGCGCGAGGAAAGGAAGCGTTCATGGGACAGGGAAGAGGATGGAAAACGAATCAAGTAGACCGGGTACGAGCTTGAAAAGGATTCGACGATTTGCGATTCAATTGCAGATAAGGGTCTCTCTTTGGGATTCTATGGAAATTGAAGGAAAGATCGGATCTTTGGGATTCGCGATGAACGGGAATACAGAGGATCTAAAGGCGATAATGGGTTTCAGAGAGGATATGGAATGTTGGAGGCAATCATCATTTGAGCAAG AGGAACCTGGTGTAGTAAGTTACGATCAATGGATGTCCTTATACCCCTCGAACAAATCATCACTGGAAAAGGAAGCTAAGAATAACACTTTCTTTACGGTCTGGTGGGTTAAAAGTATTGAAGTTGTACAAGCACAAAGTATAGGCTTGAGTGGCCAGCTTGCTCTGTTTACTCGTACGG ACTTAACAGGTGTAGCCAAGCTGGATATGCCTACTATAGCTCTGCAGCCTATATACACAACTTGTATATTACAACGGGACAT agagaaaacaaagaaagaaaaaatggatCAAAGTTTGTACAGCAAGTGCTTGGTTATTTTGTCAGTAATGGGGATGATCGGAACATCATCTGCGGCATATGCTGGGGGCCCGTGGCGCCGTGCCTCAGCCACCTTTTACGGGGATGAAACTGCCCGCGAAACCATGG GTGGGGCTTGTGGCTATGGCAACCTATGGAACAGCGGCTACGGTGCAGCCACGTCGGCATTAAGTACAGTGCTGTTCAACGATGGTTACTCGTGCGGTCAGTGTTTCCAAATAAGGTGTGTGTCGTCGCCTAACTGCTACTACGGTTCACCAGCCACCGTGGTGACTGCAACCAACATATGTCCACCGAATTGGGGTCAAAATTCCAACAACGGTGGGTGGTGTAATCCGCCACGTGCCCATTTTGATCTGACTAAACCGGCTTTCATGAAAATCGCAAATTGGAAGGCTGGTATCATCCCCATCTCATACCGGAG agtGGCTTGCAAAAGGACTGGAGGAATAAGGTTCAAATTTGAAGGAAATGGATATTGGCTTCTTGTGTACGTGATGAACGTAGGTGGTGCTGGCGATATAAAGACCATGGCCGTTAAAGGTAGCCGCACGAACTGGATCAACATGAGCCACAACTGGGGAGCTTCGTACCAagctttctcttctctctatggCCAATCTCTCTCGTTTAGACTCACCTCCTACACCACTCGTCAGACCATTTACGCTTGGAATGCTGCTCCGGCTAGCTGGAGCGCCGGCCAGACCTACAAGAGCAATGCTAATTTCAGCTGA
- the LOC106427803 gene encoding expansin-A18-like isoform X2, which translates to MSLLYCARKGSVHGTGKRMENESSRPGTSLKRIRRFAIQLQIRVSLWDSMEIEGKIGSLGFAMNGNTEDLKAIMGFREDMECWRQSSFEQEEPGVVSYDQWMSLYPSNKSSLEKEAKNNTFFTVWWVKSIEVVQAQSIGLSGQLALFTRTGVAKLDMPTIALQPIYTTCILQRDIEKTKKEKMDQSLYSKCLVILSVMGMIGTSSAAYAGGPWRRASATFYGDETARETMGGACGYGNLWNSGYGAATSALSTVLFNDGYSCGQCFQIRCVSSPNCYYGSPATVVTATNICPPNWGQNSNNGGWCNPPRAHFDLTKPAFMKIANWKAGIIPISYRRVACKRTGGIRFKFEGNGYWLLVYVMNVGGAGDIKTMAVKGSRTNWINMSHNWGASYQAFSSLYGQSLSFRLTSYTTRQTIYAWNAAPASWSAGQTYKSNANFS; encoded by the exons ATGTCTCTCTTATATTGCGCGAGGAAAGGAAGCGTTCATGGGACAGGGAAGAGGATGGAAAACGAATCAAGTAGACCGGGTACGAGCTTGAAAAGGATTCGACGATTTGCGATTCAATTGCAGATAAGGGTCTCTCTTTGGGATTCTATGGAAATTGAAGGAAAGATCGGATCTTTGGGATTCGCGATGAACGGGAATACAGAGGATCTAAAGGCGATAATGGGTTTCAGAGAGGATATGGAATGTTGGAGGCAATCATCATTTGAGCAAG AGGAACCTGGTGTAGTAAGTTACGATCAATGGATGTCCTTATACCCCTCGAACAAATCATCACTGGAAAAGGAAGCTAAGAATAACACTTTCTTTACGGTCTGGTGGGTTAAAAGTATTGAAGTTGTACAAGCACAAAGTATAGGCTTGAGTGGCCAGCTTGCTCTGTTTACTCGTACGG GTGTAGCCAAGCTGGATATGCCTACTATAGCTCTGCAGCCTATATACACAACTTGTATATTACAACGGGACAT agagaaaacaaagaaagaaaaaatggatCAAAGTTTGTACAGCAAGTGCTTGGTTATTTTGTCAGTAATGGGGATGATCGGAACATCATCTGCGGCATATGCTGGGGGCCCGTGGCGCCGTGCCTCAGCCACCTTTTACGGGGATGAAACTGCCCGCGAAACCATGG GTGGGGCTTGTGGCTATGGCAACCTATGGAACAGCGGCTACGGTGCAGCCACGTCGGCATTAAGTACAGTGCTGTTCAACGATGGTTACTCGTGCGGTCAGTGTTTCCAAATAAGGTGTGTGTCGTCGCCTAACTGCTACTACGGTTCACCAGCCACCGTGGTGACTGCAACCAACATATGTCCACCGAATTGGGGTCAAAATTCCAACAACGGTGGGTGGTGTAATCCGCCACGTGCCCATTTTGATCTGACTAAACCGGCTTTCATGAAAATCGCAAATTGGAAGGCTGGTATCATCCCCATCTCATACCGGAG agtGGCTTGCAAAAGGACTGGAGGAATAAGGTTCAAATTTGAAGGAAATGGATATTGGCTTCTTGTGTACGTGATGAACGTAGGTGGTGCTGGCGATATAAAGACCATGGCCGTTAAAGGTAGCCGCACGAACTGGATCAACATGAGCCACAACTGGGGAGCTTCGTACCAagctttctcttctctctatggCCAATCTCTCTCGTTTAGACTCACCTCCTACACCACTCGTCAGACCATTTACGCTTGGAATGCTGCTCCGGCTAGCTGGAGCGCCGGCCAGACCTACAAGAGCAATGCTAATTTCAGCTGA
- the LOC106427803 gene encoding expansin-A18-like isoform X3: MSLLYCARKGSVHGTGKRMENESSRPGTSLKRIRRFAIQLQIRVSLWDSMEIEGKIGSLGFAMNGNTEDLKAIMGFREDMECWRQSSFEQDLTGVAKLDMPTIALQPIYTTCILQRDIEKTKKEKMDQSLYSKCLVILSVMGMIGTSSAAYAGGPWRRASATFYGDETARETMGGACGYGNLWNSGYGAATSALSTVLFNDGYSCGQCFQIRCVSSPNCYYGSPATVVTATNICPPNWGQNSNNGGWCNPPRAHFDLTKPAFMKIANWKAGIIPISYRRVACKRTGGIRFKFEGNGYWLLVYVMNVGGAGDIKTMAVKGSRTNWINMSHNWGASYQAFSSLYGQSLSFRLTSYTTRQTIYAWNAAPASWSAGQTYKSNANFS, encoded by the exons ATGTCTCTCTTATATTGCGCGAGGAAAGGAAGCGTTCATGGGACAGGGAAGAGGATGGAAAACGAATCAAGTAGACCGGGTACGAGCTTGAAAAGGATTCGACGATTTGCGATTCAATTGCAGATAAGGGTCTCTCTTTGGGATTCTATGGAAATTGAAGGAAAGATCGGATCTTTGGGATTCGCGATGAACGGGAATACAGAGGATCTAAAGGCGATAATGGGTTTCAGAGAGGATATGGAATGTTGGAGGCAATCATCATTTGAGCAAG ACTTAACAGGTGTAGCCAAGCTGGATATGCCTACTATAGCTCTGCAGCCTATATACACAACTTGTATATTACAACGGGACAT agagaaaacaaagaaagaaaaaatggatCAAAGTTTGTACAGCAAGTGCTTGGTTATTTTGTCAGTAATGGGGATGATCGGAACATCATCTGCGGCATATGCTGGGGGCCCGTGGCGCCGTGCCTCAGCCACCTTTTACGGGGATGAAACTGCCCGCGAAACCATGG GTGGGGCTTGTGGCTATGGCAACCTATGGAACAGCGGCTACGGTGCAGCCACGTCGGCATTAAGTACAGTGCTGTTCAACGATGGTTACTCGTGCGGTCAGTGTTTCCAAATAAGGTGTGTGTCGTCGCCTAACTGCTACTACGGTTCACCAGCCACCGTGGTGACTGCAACCAACATATGTCCACCGAATTGGGGTCAAAATTCCAACAACGGTGGGTGGTGTAATCCGCCACGTGCCCATTTTGATCTGACTAAACCGGCTTTCATGAAAATCGCAAATTGGAAGGCTGGTATCATCCCCATCTCATACCGGAG agtGGCTTGCAAAAGGACTGGAGGAATAAGGTTCAAATTTGAAGGAAATGGATATTGGCTTCTTGTGTACGTGATGAACGTAGGTGGTGCTGGCGATATAAAGACCATGGCCGTTAAAGGTAGCCGCACGAACTGGATCAACATGAGCCACAACTGGGGAGCTTCGTACCAagctttctcttctctctatggCCAATCTCTCTCGTTTAGACTCACCTCCTACACCACTCGTCAGACCATTTACGCTTGGAATGCTGCTCCGGCTAGCTGGAGCGCCGGCCAGACCTACAAGAGCAATGCTAATTTCAGCTGA